One window from the genome of Cryptomeria japonica chromosome 6, Sugi_1.0, whole genome shotgun sequence encodes:
- the LOC131069841 gene encoding uncharacterized protein LOC131069841: MRQHTQGKDLVRAGVTRFATIFLTLQSILAALTSLKQMFVSGEWLNSPYSKKPEGEAVACIVFDNQFAQRAAEIVKVSEPLVRVLRLVGGDKTPMGYLYEAMDRAKESIKNYYKGDRLKFDPIWEIVDRRWNNQLHQPIHAAGYFLNPRFRFGGSYSDSNGEVMEGLSTCIERMVPDVEERDLIVSELQNYEGGRGKLFSSELARRGRTTQTPGITFAIWILGSKD; this comes from the exons atgagacaacacacgcaagggaaagatttggtgagagctggtgtcacaaggtttgcaacgattttcttgacgttgcaaagcattcttgctgcattgacttctttgaaacaaatgtttgtgagtggagaatggcttaactcaccttattcaaagaagcctgaaggagaggctgtcgcatgcatagtcttcgacaaccaatttgcacaaagggctgcagagattgtgaag gtgtcagagcccttggttcgagttcttcgcttggtgggtggggataaaaccccaatgggatatctttatgaggccatggatagggccaaagagtctatcaaaaattactacaagggggataggctcaaatttgatcccatttgggaaattgttgataggaggtggaacaatcagctccaccaacccattcatgcagcagggtacttcctcaaccctcgttttaggttcgggggttcttactcagattcgaatggagaagtcatggagggcctcagtacatgcattgagaggatggtacctgatgttgaggagagagacctcattgtgagtgagctccaaaattatgagggaggaaggggtaagctattctcttcagagctagctaggagaggaagaaccactcaaaccccaggtataacatttgccatttggattttgggatctaaagactaa